AAGGGTGGCGACGGCTACGGCTACGACCTCGCCATCAACCCCCAGAAGAACGTGATGCTCTCCTCGAGCTTCACCGGCCATGCCAACTACATGCGGCCGCTCGACAAACTCGTGGGCGACGCCGAGGCCATGAAGAAGTTCGGCAACACCATGGTGGTGTGGGACCTCAAGGCCCTGCAGCCTCGCAAGGTCCTGGCCGTCCCGGGCGCGCCGCTCGAGATCCGCTGGTCGCTCCGCGACGGCGACAACTGGGCCGTCACCGCCGCCGCCCTCACCTCCAAGCTCTGGCTGATCAAGCAGGACTCGGCGGGCGAGTGGGGCGCAAAGGAGGTCGCGACCATCGGCGACCCCGCCAAGATCCCGCTTCCCGTGGACATCAGCATCAATCGCGACGGCAGCGGGCTCTGGGTCAACACGTTCATGGACGGTACCACTCGCTACTTCGACCTCACGAATCCCGAGCAGCCCAAGCAGACGTACGAGAAAGTCACGGGCAAGCAGATCAACATGATCTCACAAAGCTGGGACGGTAAGCGCGTGTACATCGCCTCCTCGCTCCTCGCGAACTGGGACAAGACCGGCGACTTCAACGAGCAGTTCGTGCGCGCGTTCAAGTGGGACGGCAAGGAGCTGACGCCGGCCTTCGAGGTCGACTTCATCAAGGAGAAGCTCGGGCGCGCGCACCACATGAAGTTCGGCGCCAAGGGCGTGAAGCTCGCGTATCCCGCGACGCGCACGGCGAGCGTCGGGTCACCGCGGTGAGCTCGCTCCGCGCCCTCGCCGCCGCGGCGGCGGGGGCGCTCGCGCTTGCGGGAGCGATGGCGGCGGGCGGGGGCGCCGCCGCGGCCCACGAACCGCCGGCAGCGCCGGACCCGCCGGCAATGATGGACTTCGTGCCGCCGGCGCCCGGCACCTATCAGCTGCACGCGATCATGCCGTCCCCGGATGGCCCCGTGCTCGACGCGCGGGGGCGGCGCGCGCCCCTCGCCCGCTTCACACGCGACAAGATCACCGTGCTCTCGTTCATCTACACGGGCTGCGCGGACGCCCGCGGCTGTCCCCTCGCCTATCAGGTGCTTCACACGATGTACGACCGGCTGCGCGAGTCGCCCGACCTGCGGGAGCGCGTGCGCCTCGTCACGCTGAGCTTCGATCCCGCGCACGACACGCCGGCGGTGATGCGGCGCTATGCCAACGGCGTGCTCGCCGACAAGAGTCCCGGCGTGGAGTGGGCCTTCCTCACCACCGCCTCCACACGGGAGCTGATGCCCCTGCTCGACGGTTTCGGCCAGGACGTGCGACTCGAGCCGGGCCCGCACGGGACGAAGGCGCCGCGGCTCGGGCACGTGCTCAAAGTCTTCCTCATCGATCCGCGCGGGGTCGTGCGCGAGATCTACACGACGTCGTATCTCTTTCCCGACGTGCTCCTGAACGACATAGAGACCCTGAGGCTCGAATGAAGCTCGGCTGGGCGCTCAACGTGGCGGGGGCGTGGGCGACGCCCGAGAATCAGGTGCGGGTGGCCCAACACGCGGAGGCCCTCGGCTACTCCGGCCTCTGGGTGCTGCAGCGGCTCCTCTACGCGACCCGCCCCAAGGGCGACTATCCGCCGATGCCCGGGCAGCCGTGGCCGAAGATGTTCGAGTCGGTTGCGGATCCGATCGTGTCGCTCGCCTTCGTGGCCGGGCAGACCCGGCGGATCCGACTCGGCACCAGTGTGCTGATCATGCCGTACTACTCGCCCATCCTCCTCGCCAAGCAGCTCGCCACCCTCGATCAGGTGTCAGGCGGACGGCTCGACGTGGGGCTCGGGCTCGGGTGGTCCGAGGACGAGTTCGACGCCTCCGGCGTGCCGTTCAAGCAGCGCGGCAAGCGCGGCGACGAGTTCCTCCGCTGCCTCAAGGCGATCTGGACCCAGGACGAGGTGGAATTCCATGGCGACTTCTACCACGTGCCGCGGGCGAAGGTGCTGCCCAAGCCGCGACAGAAGCCGCACCCGCCCATCACCGTCGGGGGCTACAGCGACGTGGTGGTCCAGCGCGCGGTGAACCTGGGCGACGGGTTCAACGGCGGCAACATGCCGCTGGCCGACGTCGGCCCCCTCATCGCGCGGATCCGCGCCGCCGCCGAGAAGGCGGGCCGCGACCCGGCGAGCCTCCACGTGGTCTGCCGCGGCTCCTTCCGGATCCACGACGCGCCGCAGGGGCCGACCCGCCGCGCCCTCTGGGGGACGCTCGATGAAATCCGCGAGGACATCCGCCGCTACGCGGAGGCCGGCCTCACCGAGCTCTTCCTCGAAGGCAATTTCACCCTCGCCGATCAGCCCATCGACCGGGCGCTGGCCGTCATGGAGCAGCTCGCGCCCCGCTGACCGCCCCCCGCGCCCGCGCTATTTCAGCCGTGGATCCAGCGCGTCCCGGAGTCCGTCGCCGAAAAGGTTGAAGCCGAGCACGGTGACGAAGATGGCGAGCCCGGGGAAGAGTGAGAGCCAGGCGTTGTCCTGGATGAACGCCACGTTCGCCTTGAGGTCCCAGCCCCAGCTCGGGGTGGGCGGCTGGGTGCCGAGGCCGAGGAACGACAGCGTGGCCTCCACGATGATCGAGGTGGCAATCCCCAGCGTGGTGGTCACGATGATCGGGGCCAGGCAATTGGGCAGCACGTGGCGGAAGAGAATCCACCCGTCGCGCACGCCGAGGGCCCGGCAGGCCTCGATGTACTCCTTCTCGCGCACCGACAGCACACTGCCCCGCACCAGGCGCGCGTAGATCGGGATGCGGACGATGGCGATGGCGCCGGTGACCTTCACGATGCCGATGAGCCCGGCGGTGGGGGTGAACATGACCATCAGAATGACGGCCAGGAGGTAGATCGGGAAGGCGAGGATCAGGTCCATCACCCGCATGACGAGCAGGTCGACGCGGCCGCCGTAGTAGCCCGCGATCATCCCCAGCGGCACTCCCACGAACAGCGCGAGCACCACCGACGACACACCGACCATCAGCGAGATCCGCGTGCCGTGGATCACCCGGCTCAGCATGTCTCGCCCGAGCTGATCCGTACCCAACGGATGGTCCCAGCTCGGCCGGGCGAACGTCTGCGTCTGGTCGCTGGTGATCGGGCTCTGGGGGGCCAGCACGTCGGCGAGGAGCGCCACGA
The nucleotide sequence above comes from Candidatus Methylomirabilota bacterium. Encoded proteins:
- a CDS encoding selenium-binding protein SBP56-related protein — its product is MSSRRFSVPIGLAVLSLALALTGAPTLALADETCNSPYMGNLIKGQEDYVYVWTLGIAGLGDGSDKLVTIDANPKSATYGKVIHQVSVGGRGEAHHMGFTDDRRFLWAGGLDDSKIVVFDVGTDPAKPKIVKRINDFATKTGFVGPHTYYAMPGRMLVQGLSNNKDKGGVTGFAVYSNRGELINVVSMPTDKGGDGYGYDLAINPQKNVMLSSSFTGHANYMRPLDKLVGDAEAMKKFGNTMVVWDLKALQPRKVLAVPGAPLEIRWSLRDGDNWAVTAAALTSKLWLIKQDSAGEWGAKEVATIGDPAKIPLPVDISINRDGSGLWVNTFMDGTTRYFDLTNPEQPKQTYEKVTGKQINMISQSWDGKRVYIASSLLANWDKTGDFNEQFVRAFKWDGKELTPAFEVDFIKEKLGRAHHMKFGAKGVKLAYPATRTASVGSPR
- a CDS encoding SCO family protein translates to MSSLRALAAAAAGALALAGAMAAGGGAAAAHEPPAAPDPPAMMDFVPPAPGTYQLHAIMPSPDGPVLDARGRRAPLARFTRDKITVLSFIYTGCADARGCPLAYQVLHTMYDRLRESPDLRERVRLVTLSFDPAHDTPAVMRRYANGVLADKSPGVEWAFLTTASTRELMPLLDGFGQDVRLEPGPHGTKAPRLGHVLKVFLIDPRGVVREIYTTSYLFPDVLLNDIETLRLE
- a CDS encoding TIGR03619 family F420-dependent LLM class oxidoreductase, with amino-acid sequence MKLGWALNVAGAWATPENQVRVAQHAEALGYSGLWVLQRLLYATRPKGDYPPMPGQPWPKMFESVADPIVSLAFVAGQTRRIRLGTSVLIMPYYSPILLAKQLATLDQVSGGRLDVGLGLGWSEDEFDASGVPFKQRGKRGDEFLRCLKAIWTQDEVEFHGDFYHVPRAKVLPKPRQKPHPPITVGGYSDVVVQRAVNLGDGFNGGNMPLADVGPLIARIRAAAEKAGRDPASLHVVCRGSFRIHDAPQGPTRRALWGTLDEIREDIRRYAEAGLTELFLEGNFTLADQPIDRALAVMEQLAPR
- a CDS encoding ABC transporter permease, giving the protein AVAAVWPAAPPRSESPFVEGMRRLYRSATALVGLAIVAALLVVALLADVLAPQSPITSDQTQTFARPSWDHPLGTDQLGRDMLSRVIHGTRISLMVGVSSVVLALFVGVPLGMIAGYYGGRVDLLVMRVMDLILAFPIYLLAVILMVMFTPTAGLIGIVKVTGAIAIVRIPIYARLVRGSVLSVREKEYIEACRALGVRDGWILFRHVLPNCLAPIIVTTTLGIATSIIVEATLSFLGLGTQPPTPSWGWDLKANVAFIQDNAWLSLFPGLAIFVTVLGFNLFGDGLRDALDPRLK